Proteins from one Arthrobacter sp. Soc17.1.1.1 genomic window:
- a CDS encoding DUF3618 domain-containing protein, protein MSQTPDEIRADIERTRQELGTDVDAVADKVNPANIAHRQTEKVKHSFSNVKETVMGKAEDVKDSVLGKAEDVKDTVADKAGHVKDKAGSGIGSGVGSAQSAGGSAKDKAHHAGQVVQGAPRQLSSKAAGNPLAAGLIAFGLGLLVASIIPASEKEQQAASQLKEQAAPLKDKVTEAAKQVVEDVREPVQEAVQSVKESAADSVQTVKGEGQQAASDVKGSAQDAKSTVQQS, encoded by the coding sequence ATGAGCCAGACACCAGACGAGATCCGCGCAGATATCGAACGCACCCGCCAGGAGCTGGGAACCGACGTCGACGCCGTGGCGGACAAAGTGAACCCGGCGAACATCGCGCATCGCCAGACCGAGAAGGTCAAGCACAGCTTCAGCAACGTGAAGGAGACCGTCATGGGCAAGGCCGAGGACGTCAAGGATTCCGTGCTCGGCAAGGCCGAGGACGTGAAGGACACGGTCGCCGACAAGGCCGGGCACGTCAAGGACAAGGCTGGAAGCGGGATCGGCAGCGGTGTGGGCAGCGCCCAGTCCGCCGGTGGATCCGCAAAGGACAAGGCGCATCATGCCGGGCAGGTCGTCCAGGGTGCACCCCGCCAGCTGAGCAGCAAGGCTGCCGGCAACCCGCTCGCCGCAGGCCTCATCGCCTTCGGGCTCGGCCTGCTCGTGGCCAGCATCATCCCGGCCAGCGAGAAGGAGCAGCAGGCAGCATCGCAGCTCAAGGAGCAGGCCGCTCCGCTGAAGGACAAGGTGACCGAGGCTGCCAAGCAGGTCGTCGAGGATGTCCGGGAGCCCGTGCAGGAGGCCGTGCAGTCCGTCAAGGAGTCGGCCGCCGACTCGGTCCAGACCGTCAAGGGTGAGGGCCAGCAGGCTGCCAGTGACGTCAAGGGCAGCGCGCAGGACGCGAAGTCGACCGTCCAGCAGAGCTGA
- the rplI gene encoding 50S ribosomal protein L9 has protein sequence MSKLILTQEVTGLGAAGDVVEVKNGYARNYLLPRGFALTWSKGGEKQVESIKAARSAREHASLEDAQRQAAALSAKPVTLTVKAGGSGRLFGTVKADDVAKAVEAAGLGKIDKRKVELPAHIKSVGSYQANVRLHEDVAAVIDLDVVAS, from the coding sequence ATGTCGAAGCTCATTCTGACCCAGGAAGTCACCGGACTCGGTGCAGCAGGCGACGTCGTCGAGGTGAAGAACGGTTACGCACGTAACTACCTTCTGCCCCGCGGTTTCGCCCTGACGTGGAGCAAGGGTGGCGAGAAGCAGGTCGAGTCGATCAAGGCTGCCCGCTCCGCCCGCGAGCACGCGTCGCTCGAGGACGCCCAGCGCCAGGCGGCGGCCCTCTCGGCCAAGCCCGTCACCCTGACCGTGAAGGCGGGTGGCTCCGGCCGCCTGTTCGGCACCGTCAAGGCCGACGACGTCGCGAAGGCCGTCGAGGCCGCCGGTCTCGGCAAGATCGACAAGCGCAAGGTCGAACTCCCGGCTCACATCAAGTCGGTCGGCTCGTACCAGGCCAACGTCCGTCTCCACGAGGACGTCGCAGCCGTCATCGACCTGGACGTCGTCGCCAGCTAG
- a CDS encoding MarR family winged helix-turn-helix transcriptional regulator has product MPELNDWSTSRLLTTAARIVEHSWNEKLLGIGITHAGLTTLGVLEREGTLTGVRLAQLVHVQAQTVGRTLDRLEKRGLVTRLRNTADRRSQRITITSAGLKALERAKNIENELMAEDGLASQDLRDRLKTVINELGPKKD; this is encoded by the coding sequence GTGCCGGAGTTGAACGATTGGTCGACCAGCCGCCTGCTCACGACCGCGGCCCGCATCGTCGAGCACTCATGGAACGAGAAACTCCTGGGCATCGGCATAACGCACGCGGGACTGACCACATTGGGAGTGCTGGAGCGGGAGGGGACCCTGACGGGCGTCCGCCTGGCTCAACTCGTCCATGTGCAGGCACAGACCGTGGGACGCACATTGGACCGCCTCGAGAAGCGCGGTCTGGTGACGCGCCTCCGCAACACAGCGGACCGCCGCAGTCAGCGGATCACCATCACCTCGGCCGGGCTGAAAGCCCTGGAGCGGGCGAAGAACATCGAGAACGAACTGATGGCCGAGGACGGCCTCGCCTCGCAGGACCTGCGAGACCGCCTCAAGACCGTCATCAACGAGCTCGGTCCGAAGAAGGACTAG
- the dnaB gene encoding replicative DNA helicase — protein MSLAHADSSTDTRSPEFSRTPPQDLVAEQSVLGGMMLSKDAIADCVEVLRGLDFYRPAHESIYEAIIDLYGRGEPADAVTVSDELTKRGEISRIGGPAYLHTLIQSVPTAANAGFYAEIVRERAVLRRLVDAGTKIVQLGYSNDGEVDDLVNAAQAEVYAVAERRTAEDYVALKDIIEGTVDEIESAGHRGEGMTGVPTGFYELDELTQGLHGGQMIVVAARPAMGKSTFALDWARSAAIKHNMATVFFSLEMGRNEIAMRLLSAEATIGLQDLRKGTIKDEQWGKIATTMGRMNDAPLFIDDSPNMSLMEIRAKCRRLKQRHDLKLVVLDYLQLMSSGKRVESRQQEVSEFSRALKLLAKELNVPVVALSQLNRGSEQRTDKRPQVSDLRESGSIEQDADMVILLHRDDVYDKESARAGEADVIVAKHRNGPTKTLVVGFQGHYSRFNNMAADGGGY, from the coding sequence GTGTCCCTGGCACATGCAGATTCATCGACGGACACACGTAGCCCGGAGTTCTCACGCACGCCTCCGCAGGACCTCGTCGCGGAGCAGTCGGTCCTCGGGGGGATGATGCTCTCGAAGGACGCCATCGCCGACTGTGTCGAGGTCCTTCGCGGGCTCGACTTCTACCGGCCGGCGCACGAGAGCATCTACGAGGCGATCATCGACCTCTACGGCCGCGGCGAGCCGGCGGATGCCGTGACGGTGTCGGACGAGCTGACCAAGCGTGGCGAGATCTCGCGCATCGGCGGCCCCGCCTACCTCCACACGCTCATCCAGTCCGTGCCCACGGCCGCCAATGCGGGGTTCTACGCGGAGATCGTGCGCGAGCGCGCCGTCCTCCGCCGCCTGGTGGACGCCGGCACCAAGATCGTGCAGCTCGGCTACTCCAACGACGGCGAGGTGGACGACCTCGTCAACGCCGCGCAGGCCGAGGTGTACGCGGTAGCAGAGCGCCGCACCGCGGAGGACTACGTCGCCCTGAAGGACATCATCGAGGGGACCGTCGACGAGATCGAGTCCGCGGGTCACCGTGGAGAGGGTATGACGGGCGTGCCCACGGGCTTCTACGAACTCGACGAACTGACGCAGGGGCTGCACGGCGGTCAGATGATCGTCGTGGCCGCGCGTCCCGCGATGGGCAAGTCCACGTTCGCGCTCGACTGGGCGCGGTCGGCGGCCATCAAGCACAACATGGCCACGGTGTTCTTCTCCCTCGAGATGGGCCGGAACGAGATCGCCATGCGCCTGCTCTCGGCCGAGGCGACCATCGGTCTCCAGGACCTGCGCAAGGGCACCATCAAGGACGAGCAGTGGGGCAAGATCGCCACCACGATGGGTCGCATGAACGACGCCCCGCTGTTCATCGACGACAGCCCGAACATGTCGCTCATGGAGATCCGGGCGAAGTGCCGGCGGCTCAAGCAGCGGCACGACCTCAAGCTCGTGGTGCTGGACTACCTGCAGCTGATGTCCTCCGGCAAGCGGGTGGAATCCCGCCAGCAGGAAGTGTCGGAGTTCTCACGGGCACTCAAGCTGCTGGCGAAGGAACTCAACGTCCCCGTCGTCGCGCTGTCCCAGCTCAACCGAGGATCCGAGCAGAGGACCGACAAGCGTCCCCAGGTCTCGGACCTCCGCGAGTCCGGTTCGATCGAGCAGGACGCCGACATGGTGATCCTGCTGCACCGTGACGACGTCTACGATAAGGAGTCGGCGCGCGCCGGCGAGGCGGACGTCATTGTCGCGAAGCACCGTAATGGCCCGACCAAGACCCTGGTGGTCGGTTTCCAAGGCCATTACTCGCGCTTCAACAACATGGCTGCGGACGGCGGCGGCTACTAG
- a CDS encoding M18 family aminopeptidase: MTSAPAHIQDLGAYVAASPSSFHAVREGGRRLAAAGFRELAEQDAWEGGAGRYFVVRDGALIAWTVPTGAGPTTGFHILGAHTDSPSFKLKPRPTTGKYGWLQAGVEVYGGPLLNSWLDRELALAGRLTLRDGSEHLVATGPLLRFPQLAIHLDRAVNDGLSLDKQRHMNPVWGLGDPADADLLGLLADSAGIDPREVGGFDVVVADTQEPRVFGAQGEFFASGRLDNLSSVHAGLTAIIAAASDERADGPIAVLAAFDHEEVGSGSRSGASGPFLEDLLLRISLCLGAGTEERLRALASSFCVSADAGHAVHPNYAERHDPANLPVLNGGPLLKINANQRYTTDAPGAAFWAELCRASGVPYQEFVSNNVMPCGSTIGPLTATRLGIRTVDVGTPLLSMHSARELCGVDDPGHLATATATFFRGGR, from the coding sequence ATGACCTCAGCACCCGCGCACATCCAGGACCTCGGCGCCTACGTCGCGGCGTCGCCGTCGAGCTTCCACGCCGTCAGGGAGGGCGGGCGCCGCCTCGCGGCCGCCGGTTTCCGGGAGCTGGCGGAGCAGGACGCCTGGGAGGGCGGCGCGGGCCGGTACTTCGTCGTCCGCGACGGCGCGCTCATCGCCTGGACGGTCCCCACGGGTGCGGGCCCCACCACCGGTTTCCACATCCTCGGCGCCCACACCGATTCGCCGTCGTTCAAGCTCAAGCCGCGCCCCACCACGGGGAAGTACGGCTGGCTGCAGGCCGGAGTCGAGGTGTACGGCGGGCCCCTCCTCAACTCCTGGCTCGACCGCGAGCTCGCGCTCGCCGGCCGGCTGACCCTGCGCGACGGCAGTGAGCACCTCGTGGCCACCGGGCCGCTGCTGCGCTTCCCGCAGCTCGCCATCCACCTCGATCGCGCCGTCAACGACGGCCTGAGCCTCGACAAGCAGCGCCACATGAACCCGGTGTGGGGTCTGGGCGACCCGGCGGACGCCGACCTCCTCGGGCTCCTCGCCGATAGCGCCGGGATCGACCCGCGGGAGGTCGGTGGATTCGACGTCGTCGTCGCCGACACGCAGGAACCGCGGGTCTTCGGTGCGCAGGGGGAGTTCTTCGCCTCCGGCAGGCTCGACAACCTCTCCTCCGTGCATGCCGGCCTCACGGCGATCATCGCCGCGGCGTCGGACGAGCGGGCGGACGGTCCCATCGCGGTGCTCGCGGCGTTCGACCACGAGGAGGTGGGCAGCGGGTCCCGCTCCGGTGCGAGCGGACCGTTCCTCGAGGATCTGCTGCTGCGCATCTCGCTCTGCCTCGGGGCGGGGACGGAGGAGCGCCTGCGTGCGCTGGCGTCGTCGTTCTGCGTGTCCGCGGATGCGGGGCACGCCGTGCACCCCAACTACGCGGAGCGGCACGACCCGGCGAACCTGCCCGTCCTCAACGGCGGGCCGCTCCTGAAGATCAACGCCAACCAGCGGTACACCACGGACGCGCCCGGCGCTGCCTTCTGGGCCGAGCTGTGCCGCGCGAGCGGCGTGCCCTATCAGGAGTTCGTGTCCAACAACGTGATGCCCTGCGGGTCCACCATCGGCCCGCTCACGGCCACGAGGCTCGGCATCCGCACGGTCGACGTCGGAACACCCCTGCTGTCGATGCACTCGGCGCGTGAACTCTGCGGCGTCGACGATCCCGGGCACCTCGCCACGGCCACCGCCACGTTCTTCCGCGGCGGCCGGTAG
- a CDS encoding cysteine hydrolase family protein produces MPRSDGASGPAGPQGATALLIIDMQNAFFEDEKLARVQQPLVGACNNLIDAARRGGAPVIVARTEHLSDRSTWTLSMLDDDQGFIFEGSHQADVLDGLRVDGLETVTKTRDSAFFGTHLATRLRTLGVERLVLAGVSTHNCVAHTGADAFAHDFRVSYALDAIGSTNDQYAEAMLEILSVEYRQGIVGQAEAEALLG; encoded by the coding sequence ATGCCGCGCTCTGATGGTGCTTCCGGTCCGGCCGGACCGCAGGGTGCAACGGCCCTGCTGATCATCGACATGCAGAACGCCTTCTTCGAGGACGAGAAGCTGGCCCGCGTGCAGCAGCCGCTGGTGGGAGCGTGCAACAACCTGATCGACGCCGCGCGCCGGGGCGGAGCGCCCGTCATCGTGGCACGCACCGAGCACCTCAGCGACCGCTCCACGTGGACCCTCTCCATGCTCGACGACGACCAGGGGTTCATCTTCGAGGGCTCCCATCAGGCCGACGTCCTGGACGGCCTGCGCGTGGACGGGCTGGAGACCGTGACGAAGACCCGCGACAGCGCGTTCTTCGGCACGCACCTCGCCACGCGCCTCCGGACCCTGGGGGTGGAGCGGCTCGTCCTGGCGGGGGTGTCCACGCACAACTGCGTGGCGCACACCGGGGCGGATGCCTTCGCCCACGACTTCCGTGTCAGCTATGCGCTCGATGCGATCGGCAGCACCAACGACCAGTACGCCGAAGCGATGCTCGAGATCCTGTCGGTCGAATACCGGCAGGGCATCGTCGGACAGGCGGAGGCCGAGGCGCTCCTCGGCTGA
- a CDS encoding PRC and DUF2382 domain-containing protein produces MITQEHIDTLLGNGGNVLGSDGEKIGSIGQVYLDDQTGEPSWVTAKTGLFGTSESFVPLQGADVEGHDVRVPYSKHQVKDAPRVESDGNLSPEEEDRLYRHYEIGGGTSGYTDTTTTDTTGTGTGTGTVGHGDRDVDIDTHSGRHTGVGDTTNTFSDTDTSTGRDTARDTVGHDTSGPTTDDAMTRSEEQLHVGTERREAGRARLRKYVVTENVTQTVPVSREEVRVEREPITDANRGDAYDGPAISEEEHEVVLHAERPVVEKEAVPVERVRLDKETVTTNETVSGEVRKEEIEVEGADDTRHGKNL; encoded by the coding sequence ATGATTACTCAGGAACACATCGATACCCTGCTCGGTAACGGCGGCAACGTCCTCGGTTCGGATGGCGAGAAGATCGGCTCGATCGGACAGGTCTACCTGGACGACCAGACGGGCGAGCCCAGCTGGGTCACGGCCAAGACGGGCCTGTTCGGCACGTCCGAGTCGTTCGTCCCCCTGCAGGGCGCAGACGTCGAGGGCCATGACGTCCGCGTACCCTACTCGAAGCACCAGGTGAAGGACGCCCCCCGGGTCGAGTCCGACGGAAACCTGAGCCCCGAGGAGGAGGACCGCCTCTACCGTCACTACGAGATCGGCGGCGGCACCAGCGGCTACACCGACACGACGACGACGGACACCACCGGCACCGGCACCGGCACCGGCACCGTCGGCCACGGCGACCGCGACGTGGACATCGACACGCACTCCGGTCGCCACACCGGCGTCGGCGACACGACGAACACCTTCTCGGACACCGACACGAGCACGGGCCGCGACACCGCCCGCGACACCGTGGGCCATGACACCTCCGGCCCCACGACCGACGATGCGATGACCCGCTCGGAGGAGCAGCTCCACGTCGGCACCGAGCGACGCGAAGCCGGCCGCGCACGCCTGCGCAAGTACGTCGTCACCGAGAACGTCACACAGACCGTCCCCGTCAGCCGCGAGGAAGTCCGTGTGGAGCGCGAGCCCATCACGGATGCCAACCGCGGCGACGCGTACGACGGACCGGCCATCAGCGAGGAGGAGCACGAAGTCGTCCTCCACGCCGAGCGTCCCGTCGTCGAGAAGGAAGCCGTCCCCGTCGAGCGAGTGCGCCTCGACAAGGAGACCGTCACCACCAACGAGACGGTCAGCGGCGAAGTCCGCAAGGAAGAGATCGAAGTCGAGGGCGCGGATGACACCCGTCACGGCAAGAACCTCTAA
- a CDS encoding single-stranded DNA-binding protein, with amino-acid sequence MAGETVITVIGNLTNDPELRFTPSGSAVANFTIASTPRTFDRQSNDWKDGETLFLRASVWREAAENVAETLTKGTRVVAQGRLKSRSYDTKEGEKRTVMELEVDEIGPSLRYASAKVTRTQRSGGGNSGGFGGNSGGNQGGGFGGNSGGNQGGGFGGGQQSNQPADDPWGAPSGGGSQGWGNGADSEPPF; translated from the coding sequence ATGGCAGGCGAAACAGTCATCACGGTGATCGGCAACCTCACCAACGACCCCGAACTGCGGTTCACGCCGTCCGGGTCGGCGGTCGCCAACTTCACCATCGCGTCCACTCCTCGCACGTTCGATCGCCAGTCCAACGACTGGAAGGACGGCGAGACGCTGTTCCTCCGCGCGTCGGTATGGCGTGAGGCTGCGGAGAACGTGGCCGAGACCCTGACCAAGGGAACCCGTGTGGTCGCCCAGGGCCGGCTCAAGTCACGTTCGTACGACACCAAAGAGGGCGAGAAGCGCACCGTCATGGAGCTCGAGGTGGACGAAATCGGTCCGTCCCTGCGCTATGCATCCGCGAAGGTCACCCGTACCCAGCGCTCCGGCGGCGGGAACAGTGGCGGCTTCGGCGGCAACTCGGGCGGCAACCAGGGTGGCGGCTTCGGCGGCAACTCCGGTGGCAACCAGGGTGGCGGCTTCGGCGGCGGCCAGCAGTCCAACCAGCCCGCGGACGACCCCTGGGGCGCGCCCTCGGGTGGCGGCTCGCAGGGCTGGGGCAACGGCGCCGACTCCGAGCCTCCCTTCTAG
- the rpsR gene encoding 30S ribosomal protein S18, with amino-acid sequence MAKAELRKPKPKSNPLKAADVTVIDYKDVALLRKFISDRGKIRARRVTGVTVQEQRKIAQAIKNAREVALLPYSGAGRG; translated from the coding sequence ATGGCTAAGGCTGAACTCCGTAAGCCCAAACCAAAGTCCAACCCCCTGAAGGCCGCTGACGTCACCGTCATCGACTACAAGGACGTAGCCCTGCTGCGTAAGTTCATTTCCGATCGCGGAAAGATCCGTGCCCGTCGCGTCACCGGCGTGACCGTGCAGGAGCAGCGCAAGATCGCCCAGGCAATCAAGAACGCCCGCGAAGTCGCACTGCTGCCGTACTCCGGCGCCGGCCGCGGCTAG
- the rpsF gene encoding 30S ribosomal protein S6, whose translation MRAYELMVIIDPDVEERSIDPTLEKFLNVVRNGGGTVDKVDIWGRRRLAYEIQKKTEGIYAVVNFTATPAVASELDRLLSLNETIMRTKIIRPEEQKVSAE comes from the coding sequence ATGCGTGCATATGAATTGATGGTAATCATCGACCCCGATGTCGAGGAACGCTCCATCGACCCGACACTCGAGAAGTTCCTCAATGTCGTCCGCAACGGCGGCGGCACTGTGGACAAGGTGGATATCTGGGGACGCCGGCGCCTTGCGTACGAGATCCAGAAGAAGACCGAGGGCATCTACGCCGTCGTCAACTTCACCGCGACCCCGGCCGTTGCCTCCGAGCTCGACCGCCTGCTGAGCCTCAACGAGACGATCATGCGCACCAAGATCATCCGCCCCGAGGAGCAGAAGGTTTCCGCCGAGTAG
- a CDS encoding TasA family protein, which yields MARTARTSRISMKSTSGKVLASVALLGVAASVAGLGTYGSFTSTTSASETVTAGTVDVKLGADGTAANRLSVAATGVVPGDSIQRAVTLSNTGNQNFGGVTLTTAPVGTATLLTTDALNGLQLTVDACTVPWTEAGTAPAYTYTCAGTTTQVLAPRQIIGTDVVLNNLQSITTAKADNLRVTATLPTTAGNTFQNLTSTVSLAFTATQRAATSR from the coding sequence ATGGCACGCACCGCTCGCACCTCCCGCATCAGCATGAAGTCCACCTCCGGCAAGGTCCTGGCCTCCGTCGCCCTGCTGGGAGTCGCAGCCTCCGTCGCCGGCCTGGGCACCTATGGTTCCTTCACCTCCACCACCTCCGCCAGCGAGACCGTCACCGCCGGCACCGTGGACGTCAAGCTCGGCGCCGACGGCACCGCCGCCAACCGCCTCTCCGTCGCCGCGACCGGCGTCGTCCCCGGCGACTCCATCCAGCGCGCGGTCACCCTCAGCAACACCGGCAACCAGAACTTCGGCGGCGTGACCCTCACCACCGCCCCCGTCGGCACCGCCACCCTGCTCACCACCGACGCCCTCAACGGCCTCCAGCTCACCGTCGACGCCTGCACCGTCCCCTGGACCGAAGCCGGCACCGCACCCGCCTACACCTACACCTGCGCCGGCACCACCACGCAGGTCCTGGCACCCCGCCAGATCATCGGCACCGACGTGGTCCTGAACAACCTGCAGTCCATCACCACCGCCAAGGCCGACAACCTCCGCGTCACCGCGACGCTGCCCACCACCGCCGGCAACACCTTCCAGAACCTCACCAGCACCGTGAGCCTGGCCTTCACCGCCACCCAGCGCGCAGCCACCAGCCGCTGA